A region from the Pempheris klunzingeri isolate RE-2024b chromosome 17, fPemKlu1.hap1, whole genome shotgun sequence genome encodes:
- the rhbdf1a gene encoding inactive rhomboid protein 1 isoform X1, producing the protein MAEPRRESTSSLQRKKPPWLRLDIPTAQMSLDEPPTFVQPVKRQGFLRSISMPVETSHLQSPPRDFFDTRRPVLQRQSSITQTIKSSRRVHFERINTVPIKGQRAARRSSRKHHSLSRTLLRGTADWFGVSKDGDATQKWQRKSLRHCSLRYGKLKPQVIREMDLPSQDNISLTSTETPPPLYVPSSQHGMQKIVDPLARGRAFRMVEEVDGYSVPQTPITPGAASLCSFTSSRSGLNRLPRRRKRESVAKMSFRAAAALVKGRSLRESTLKRAQRRSFTPASFMEEDMVDFPDELDTSFFARDILMQEELSTYADEVFESPSEAAMKEAEPSSKKDETELTGSALDKTELERSHLMLPLERGWRKAKEGTPGPPKVPLRQEVVSVTGQRRGQRIVVPVKKLFAREKRPYGLGMVGKLTNRTYRKRIDSYVKRQIEDMDDHRPFFTYWITFVHLLITILAVCIYGIAPVGFSQHETVDSVLRNKGVYENVKFVQQENFWIGPGSEYLIHLGAKYSPCMRQDKQVHDLIRDKRAIERNSACCVRNDRSGCVQTSEEECSSTLAVWVKWPKHSSTPQLNGKYRQHGSVCHQDPRICLEPASVSPHEWPDDITKWPICTRYNTGNHTNLPHIDCTITGRPCCIGTKGRCEITSREYCDFMKGYFHEEATLCSQVHCMDDVCGLLPFLNPEIPDQFYRLWLSLFLHAGILHCLVSVAFQMTILRDLEKLAGWLRISIIYILSGITGNLASAIFLPYRAEVGPAGSQFGILACLFVELFQSWQILAQPWRAFTKLLCVVLFLFAFGLLPWIDNFAHICGFISGFFLSFAFLPYISFGRMDLYRKRCQIIVFLLVFVGLFSGLVVLFYVYPIKCEWCELLTCIPFTDKFCEKYDLNAHLH; encoded by the exons ATGGCTGAACCACGGCGGGAGAGcaccagcagcctgcagaggaagaaaccTCCCTGGCTCAGACTGGACATTCCCACGGCTCAGATGTCTCTAGACGAGCCTCCCACTTTTGTTCAG CCGGTGAAAAGGCAGGGGTTCCTGCGCAGTATCAGCATGCCAGTGGAGACCTCTCACCTCCAGTCCCCACCCCGCGACTTCTTTGACACCCGGCGGCCTGTCCTACAACGCCAGTCATCCATCACTCAGACCATAAAGAG cagcagaagggTGCACTTTGAGCGGATTAACACGGTGCCCATTAAGGGGCAACGGGCTGCTCGCCGCAGCTCCAGGAAACACCACTCGCTCTCCAGAACCCTGCTCAG GGGAACAGCGGACTGGTTTGGGGTCAGCAAAGACGGCGATGCCACACAGAAATGGCAGAGGAAAAGCCTGCGCCACTGCAGCCTACGCTACGGGAAGCTGAAACCACAGGTGATCCGAGAGATGGATCTGCCCAGCCAGGACAACATCTCCTTAACCAGCACTGAGACACCACCTCCCCTCTATGTCCCCTCCTCACAGCATGGCATGCAAAAG ATTGTGGACCCATTGGCGCGAGGCCGAGCCTTCCGtatggtggaggaggtggacggCTACAGTGTGCCTCAGACCCCCATCACCCCCGGAGCCGCCTCACTTTGCTCCTTCACCAGCTCCCGCTCAGGTCTCAACCGACTGCCTCGCCGACGTAAGAGGGAGTCTGTGGCAAAGATGAGCTTCAGGGCCGCAGCAGCGCTGGTCAAG gGGCGCTCATTACGGGAGAGTACTCTAAAACGGGCCCAAAGACGCAGCTTCACCCCCGCCAGCTTCATGGAGGAGGACATGGTCGACTTTCCCGATGAACTGGACACATCTTTCTTTGCCAGG GATATTCTGATGCAGGAGGAGTTGTCCACATACGCAGACGAGGTGTTTGAGTCTCCGTCTGAGGCGGCCATGAAAGAGGCAGAGCCCAGCAGCAAGAAGGATGAGACGGAGCTGACAGGCAGCGCCCTAGAtaagacagagctggagaggagtcaCCTCATGCT acctCTGGAGCGAGGGTGGCGTAAAGCCAAAGAAGGAACTCCAGGACCACCAAAGGTGCCCTTGAGGCAGGAGGTGGTGAGCGTTACTGGACAGCGGCGTGGGCAGCGAATCGTTGTGCCTGTCAAGAAGCTTTTTGCCCGAGAGAAGAGGCCTTATGGATTGGGCATGGTAGGGAAGCTCACAAACCGCACCTACCGCAAGCGCATTGACAGCTACGTCAAGAGACAGATCGAGGACATGGATGACCACAG GCCCTTTTTTACATACTGGATCACCTTTGTCCATTTGCTAATCACTATCCTGGCTGTATGCATCTATGGTATTGCACCAGTGGGCTTTTCCCAGCATGAGACGGTTGATTCT GTTTTAAGAAACAAAGGTGTGTATGAAAATGTCAAGTTTGTACAGCAGGAGAACTTTTGGATCGGACCGGGTTCG GAATATCTGATCCACTTGGGGGCCAAATACTCTCCATGCATGCGACAGGACAAGCAGGTGCATGATCTAATCAGGGACAAGAGAGCAATCGAACGTAACTCTGCCTGCTGCGTGCGGAACGATCGCTCCGGCTGCGTCCAAACCTCAGAGGAGGAATGCTCG AGTACTCTAGCTGTGTGGGTAAAGTGGCCGAAGCATTCCAGCACCCCCCAGTTAAATGGTAAATACAGACAGCACGGCTCTGTGTGCCATCAGGACCCCAG GATATGTCTGGAGCCTGCCTCGGTATCACCTCATGAATGGcctgatgacatcacaaagTGGCCG ATTTGTACCAGGTACAACACAGGAAACCACACCAACCTGCCTCATATAGACTGTACCATCACAGGCCGACCCTGCTGCATTGGAACCAAAGGGAG GTGTGAAATCACATCCCGGGAATATTGTGACTTCATGAAGGGCTACTTTCATGAGGAGGCTACTCTCTGCTCTCAA GTGCACTGCATGGATGATGTATGTGGACTGTTGCCTTTCCTCAACCCTGAGATCCCAGATCAGTTTTACAGGCTCTGGCTCTCACTTTTCCTACATGCTGG GATCCTTCACTGCCTGGTGTCGGTGGCTTTCCAGATGACCATCCTGAGGGACCTGGAGAAGCTGGCGGGCTGGCTGCGCATCTCAATCATTTACATCCTCAGCGGCATCACTGGCAACTTAGCGTCAGCCATCTTCCTGCCCTACAGAGCAGAG GTGGGGCCAGCTGGCTCTCAGTTTGGGATCCTGGCCTGCCTGTTTGTGGAGTTGTTTCAGAGCTGGCAGATCCTCGCTCAGCCCTGGAGGGCCTTCAccaagctgctgtgtgtggtgCTCTTCCTCTTTGCCTTTGGGCTGTTGCCCTGGATCgacaattttgcccacatttGTGGCTTCATCTCTGGCTTCTTCCTGTCCTTCGCCTTCTTACCCTACATCAGCTTTGGCCGTATGGACCTGTATCGCAAACGCTGTCAGATCATTGTCTTCCTGCTGGTGTTTGTCGGGCTCTTCTCAGGCCTTGTGGTGCTCTTCTATGTCTACCCAATCAAGTGTGAGTGGTGCGAGTTGCTCACCTGCATCCCCTTCACGGACAAATTCTGTGAGAAGTACGACCTCAACGCTCACCTCCACTGA
- the rhbdf1a gene encoding inactive rhomboid protein 1 isoform X2, with translation MAEPRRESTSSLQRKKPPWLRLDIPTAQMSLDEPPTFVQPVKRQGFLRSISMPVETSHLQSPPRDFFDTRRPVLQRQSSITQTIKSRRVHFERINTVPIKGQRAARRSSRKHHSLSRTLLRGTADWFGVSKDGDATQKWQRKSLRHCSLRYGKLKPQVIREMDLPSQDNISLTSTETPPPLYVPSSQHGMQKIVDPLARGRAFRMVEEVDGYSVPQTPITPGAASLCSFTSSRSGLNRLPRRRKRESVAKMSFRAAAALVKGRSLRESTLKRAQRRSFTPASFMEEDMVDFPDELDTSFFARDILMQEELSTYADEVFESPSEAAMKEAEPSSKKDETELTGSALDKTELERSHLMLPLERGWRKAKEGTPGPPKVPLRQEVVSVTGQRRGQRIVVPVKKLFAREKRPYGLGMVGKLTNRTYRKRIDSYVKRQIEDMDDHRPFFTYWITFVHLLITILAVCIYGIAPVGFSQHETVDSVLRNKGVYENVKFVQQENFWIGPGSEYLIHLGAKYSPCMRQDKQVHDLIRDKRAIERNSACCVRNDRSGCVQTSEEECSSTLAVWVKWPKHSSTPQLNGKYRQHGSVCHQDPRICLEPASVSPHEWPDDITKWPICTRYNTGNHTNLPHIDCTITGRPCCIGTKGRCEITSREYCDFMKGYFHEEATLCSQVHCMDDVCGLLPFLNPEIPDQFYRLWLSLFLHAGILHCLVSVAFQMTILRDLEKLAGWLRISIIYILSGITGNLASAIFLPYRAEVGPAGSQFGILACLFVELFQSWQILAQPWRAFTKLLCVVLFLFAFGLLPWIDNFAHICGFISGFFLSFAFLPYISFGRMDLYRKRCQIIVFLLVFVGLFSGLVVLFYVYPIKCEWCELLTCIPFTDKFCEKYDLNAHLH, from the exons ATGGCTGAACCACGGCGGGAGAGcaccagcagcctgcagaggaagaaaccTCCCTGGCTCAGACTGGACATTCCCACGGCTCAGATGTCTCTAGACGAGCCTCCCACTTTTGTTCAG CCGGTGAAAAGGCAGGGGTTCCTGCGCAGTATCAGCATGCCAGTGGAGACCTCTCACCTCCAGTCCCCACCCCGCGACTTCTTTGACACCCGGCGGCCTGTCCTACAACGCCAGTCATCCATCACTCAGACCATAAAGAG cagaagggTGCACTTTGAGCGGATTAACACGGTGCCCATTAAGGGGCAACGGGCTGCTCGCCGCAGCTCCAGGAAACACCACTCGCTCTCCAGAACCCTGCTCAG GGGAACAGCGGACTGGTTTGGGGTCAGCAAAGACGGCGATGCCACACAGAAATGGCAGAGGAAAAGCCTGCGCCACTGCAGCCTACGCTACGGGAAGCTGAAACCACAGGTGATCCGAGAGATGGATCTGCCCAGCCAGGACAACATCTCCTTAACCAGCACTGAGACACCACCTCCCCTCTATGTCCCCTCCTCACAGCATGGCATGCAAAAG ATTGTGGACCCATTGGCGCGAGGCCGAGCCTTCCGtatggtggaggaggtggacggCTACAGTGTGCCTCAGACCCCCATCACCCCCGGAGCCGCCTCACTTTGCTCCTTCACCAGCTCCCGCTCAGGTCTCAACCGACTGCCTCGCCGACGTAAGAGGGAGTCTGTGGCAAAGATGAGCTTCAGGGCCGCAGCAGCGCTGGTCAAG gGGCGCTCATTACGGGAGAGTACTCTAAAACGGGCCCAAAGACGCAGCTTCACCCCCGCCAGCTTCATGGAGGAGGACATGGTCGACTTTCCCGATGAACTGGACACATCTTTCTTTGCCAGG GATATTCTGATGCAGGAGGAGTTGTCCACATACGCAGACGAGGTGTTTGAGTCTCCGTCTGAGGCGGCCATGAAAGAGGCAGAGCCCAGCAGCAAGAAGGATGAGACGGAGCTGACAGGCAGCGCCCTAGAtaagacagagctggagaggagtcaCCTCATGCT acctCTGGAGCGAGGGTGGCGTAAAGCCAAAGAAGGAACTCCAGGACCACCAAAGGTGCCCTTGAGGCAGGAGGTGGTGAGCGTTACTGGACAGCGGCGTGGGCAGCGAATCGTTGTGCCTGTCAAGAAGCTTTTTGCCCGAGAGAAGAGGCCTTATGGATTGGGCATGGTAGGGAAGCTCACAAACCGCACCTACCGCAAGCGCATTGACAGCTACGTCAAGAGACAGATCGAGGACATGGATGACCACAG GCCCTTTTTTACATACTGGATCACCTTTGTCCATTTGCTAATCACTATCCTGGCTGTATGCATCTATGGTATTGCACCAGTGGGCTTTTCCCAGCATGAGACGGTTGATTCT GTTTTAAGAAACAAAGGTGTGTATGAAAATGTCAAGTTTGTACAGCAGGAGAACTTTTGGATCGGACCGGGTTCG GAATATCTGATCCACTTGGGGGCCAAATACTCTCCATGCATGCGACAGGACAAGCAGGTGCATGATCTAATCAGGGACAAGAGAGCAATCGAACGTAACTCTGCCTGCTGCGTGCGGAACGATCGCTCCGGCTGCGTCCAAACCTCAGAGGAGGAATGCTCG AGTACTCTAGCTGTGTGGGTAAAGTGGCCGAAGCATTCCAGCACCCCCCAGTTAAATGGTAAATACAGACAGCACGGCTCTGTGTGCCATCAGGACCCCAG GATATGTCTGGAGCCTGCCTCGGTATCACCTCATGAATGGcctgatgacatcacaaagTGGCCG ATTTGTACCAGGTACAACACAGGAAACCACACCAACCTGCCTCATATAGACTGTACCATCACAGGCCGACCCTGCTGCATTGGAACCAAAGGGAG GTGTGAAATCACATCCCGGGAATATTGTGACTTCATGAAGGGCTACTTTCATGAGGAGGCTACTCTCTGCTCTCAA GTGCACTGCATGGATGATGTATGTGGACTGTTGCCTTTCCTCAACCCTGAGATCCCAGATCAGTTTTACAGGCTCTGGCTCTCACTTTTCCTACATGCTGG GATCCTTCACTGCCTGGTGTCGGTGGCTTTCCAGATGACCATCCTGAGGGACCTGGAGAAGCTGGCGGGCTGGCTGCGCATCTCAATCATTTACATCCTCAGCGGCATCACTGGCAACTTAGCGTCAGCCATCTTCCTGCCCTACAGAGCAGAG GTGGGGCCAGCTGGCTCTCAGTTTGGGATCCTGGCCTGCCTGTTTGTGGAGTTGTTTCAGAGCTGGCAGATCCTCGCTCAGCCCTGGAGGGCCTTCAccaagctgctgtgtgtggtgCTCTTCCTCTTTGCCTTTGGGCTGTTGCCCTGGATCgacaattttgcccacatttGTGGCTTCATCTCTGGCTTCTTCCTGTCCTTCGCCTTCTTACCCTACATCAGCTTTGGCCGTATGGACCTGTATCGCAAACGCTGTCAGATCATTGTCTTCCTGCTGGTGTTTGTCGGGCTCTTCTCAGGCCTTGTGGTGCTCTTCTATGTCTACCCAATCAAGTGTGAGTGGTGCGAGTTGCTCACCTGCATCCCCTTCACGGACAAATTCTGTGAGAAGTACGACCTCAACGCTCACCTCCACTGA
- the aanat2 gene encoding arylalkylamine N-acetyltransferase 2, with translation MTQQVSGSPFLKPFFLKTPVSVVSPLRQRRHTLPASEFRNLTPQDAISVFEIEREAFVSVSGECPLTLDEVLNFLGQCPELSLGWFEEGQLVAFIIGSGWDKDRLSQEAMTHHVPGTPTVHIHVLSVHRHCRQQGKGSILLWRYLQYLRCVPGLRRALLICEDFLVPFYLKAGFKEKGPSAICISNMHFQEMEYMLGGQAYARRNSGC, from the exons ATGACACAGCAGGTCAGTGGCTCTCCGTTCCTCAAGCCCTTTTTCCTGAAGACGCCGGTCAGTGTGGTCAGCCCCCTGCGGCAGAGACGACACACGCTCCCCGCCAGCGAGTTCAGGAACCTCACGCCGCAGGACGCCATCAGCGTGTTTGAGATTGAGCGAGAAG catttgtctctgtctctggggAGTGTCCACTTACCCTGGATGAAGTGCTTAACTTCCTGGGCCAGTGCCCTGAGCTGTCGCTGGGCTGGTTTGAGGAGGGACAGCTGGTGGCTTTCATCATCGGCTCTGGCTGGGACAAGGACAGGCTTTCACAG GAGGCAATGACTCACCATGTCCCGGGCACCCCCACCGTGCACATCCATGTGCTTTCAGTACACCGTCACTGTCGCCAGCAAGGCAAGGGCTCCATCCTCCTGTGGCGCTACTTGCAGTACCTGCGCTGCGTCCCGGGCCTCCGCCGCGCTCTGCTGATATGCGAGGACTTCCTGGTGCCATTCTACCTCAAGGCTGGCTTCAAGGAGAAAGGGCCCTCAGCCATCTGCATATCCAACATGCACTTCCAAGAGATGGAGTACATGCTCGGAGGGCAGGCGTACGCACGGCGGAACAGCGGCTGCTAG
- the rhbdf1a gene encoding inactive rhomboid protein 1 isoform X3 — MAEPRRESTSSLQRKKPPWLRLDIPTAQMSLDEPPTFVQPVKRQGFLRSISMPVETSHLQSPPRDFFDTRRPVLQRQSSITQTIKRGTADWFGVSKDGDATQKWQRKSLRHCSLRYGKLKPQVIREMDLPSQDNISLTSTETPPPLYVPSSQHGMQKIVDPLARGRAFRMVEEVDGYSVPQTPITPGAASLCSFTSSRSGLNRLPRRRKRESVAKMSFRAAAALVKGRSLRESTLKRAQRRSFTPASFMEEDMVDFPDELDTSFFARDILMQEELSTYADEVFESPSEAAMKEAEPSSKKDETELTGSALDKTELERSHLMLPLERGWRKAKEGTPGPPKVPLRQEVVSVTGQRRGQRIVVPVKKLFAREKRPYGLGMVGKLTNRTYRKRIDSYVKRQIEDMDDHRPFFTYWITFVHLLITILAVCIYGIAPVGFSQHETVDSVLRNKGVYENVKFVQQENFWIGPGSEYLIHLGAKYSPCMRQDKQVHDLIRDKRAIERNSACCVRNDRSGCVQTSEEECSSTLAVWVKWPKHSSTPQLNGKYRQHGSVCHQDPRICLEPASVSPHEWPDDITKWPICTRYNTGNHTNLPHIDCTITGRPCCIGTKGRCEITSREYCDFMKGYFHEEATLCSQVHCMDDVCGLLPFLNPEIPDQFYRLWLSLFLHAGILHCLVSVAFQMTILRDLEKLAGWLRISIIYILSGITGNLASAIFLPYRAEVGPAGSQFGILACLFVELFQSWQILAQPWRAFTKLLCVVLFLFAFGLLPWIDNFAHICGFISGFFLSFAFLPYISFGRMDLYRKRCQIIVFLLVFVGLFSGLVVLFYVYPIKCEWCELLTCIPFTDKFCEKYDLNAHLH, encoded by the exons ATGGCTGAACCACGGCGGGAGAGcaccagcagcctgcagaggaagaaaccTCCCTGGCTCAGACTGGACATTCCCACGGCTCAGATGTCTCTAGACGAGCCTCCCACTTTTGTTCAG CCGGTGAAAAGGCAGGGGTTCCTGCGCAGTATCAGCATGCCAGTGGAGACCTCTCACCTCCAGTCCCCACCCCGCGACTTCTTTGACACCCGGCGGCCTGTCCTACAACGCCAGTCATCCATCACTCAGACCATAAAGAG GGGAACAGCGGACTGGTTTGGGGTCAGCAAAGACGGCGATGCCACACAGAAATGGCAGAGGAAAAGCCTGCGCCACTGCAGCCTACGCTACGGGAAGCTGAAACCACAGGTGATCCGAGAGATGGATCTGCCCAGCCAGGACAACATCTCCTTAACCAGCACTGAGACACCACCTCCCCTCTATGTCCCCTCCTCACAGCATGGCATGCAAAAG ATTGTGGACCCATTGGCGCGAGGCCGAGCCTTCCGtatggtggaggaggtggacggCTACAGTGTGCCTCAGACCCCCATCACCCCCGGAGCCGCCTCACTTTGCTCCTTCACCAGCTCCCGCTCAGGTCTCAACCGACTGCCTCGCCGACGTAAGAGGGAGTCTGTGGCAAAGATGAGCTTCAGGGCCGCAGCAGCGCTGGTCAAG gGGCGCTCATTACGGGAGAGTACTCTAAAACGGGCCCAAAGACGCAGCTTCACCCCCGCCAGCTTCATGGAGGAGGACATGGTCGACTTTCCCGATGAACTGGACACATCTTTCTTTGCCAGG GATATTCTGATGCAGGAGGAGTTGTCCACATACGCAGACGAGGTGTTTGAGTCTCCGTCTGAGGCGGCCATGAAAGAGGCAGAGCCCAGCAGCAAGAAGGATGAGACGGAGCTGACAGGCAGCGCCCTAGAtaagacagagctggagaggagtcaCCTCATGCT acctCTGGAGCGAGGGTGGCGTAAAGCCAAAGAAGGAACTCCAGGACCACCAAAGGTGCCCTTGAGGCAGGAGGTGGTGAGCGTTACTGGACAGCGGCGTGGGCAGCGAATCGTTGTGCCTGTCAAGAAGCTTTTTGCCCGAGAGAAGAGGCCTTATGGATTGGGCATGGTAGGGAAGCTCACAAACCGCACCTACCGCAAGCGCATTGACAGCTACGTCAAGAGACAGATCGAGGACATGGATGACCACAG GCCCTTTTTTACATACTGGATCACCTTTGTCCATTTGCTAATCACTATCCTGGCTGTATGCATCTATGGTATTGCACCAGTGGGCTTTTCCCAGCATGAGACGGTTGATTCT GTTTTAAGAAACAAAGGTGTGTATGAAAATGTCAAGTTTGTACAGCAGGAGAACTTTTGGATCGGACCGGGTTCG GAATATCTGATCCACTTGGGGGCCAAATACTCTCCATGCATGCGACAGGACAAGCAGGTGCATGATCTAATCAGGGACAAGAGAGCAATCGAACGTAACTCTGCCTGCTGCGTGCGGAACGATCGCTCCGGCTGCGTCCAAACCTCAGAGGAGGAATGCTCG AGTACTCTAGCTGTGTGGGTAAAGTGGCCGAAGCATTCCAGCACCCCCCAGTTAAATGGTAAATACAGACAGCACGGCTCTGTGTGCCATCAGGACCCCAG GATATGTCTGGAGCCTGCCTCGGTATCACCTCATGAATGGcctgatgacatcacaaagTGGCCG ATTTGTACCAGGTACAACACAGGAAACCACACCAACCTGCCTCATATAGACTGTACCATCACAGGCCGACCCTGCTGCATTGGAACCAAAGGGAG GTGTGAAATCACATCCCGGGAATATTGTGACTTCATGAAGGGCTACTTTCATGAGGAGGCTACTCTCTGCTCTCAA GTGCACTGCATGGATGATGTATGTGGACTGTTGCCTTTCCTCAACCCTGAGATCCCAGATCAGTTTTACAGGCTCTGGCTCTCACTTTTCCTACATGCTGG GATCCTTCACTGCCTGGTGTCGGTGGCTTTCCAGATGACCATCCTGAGGGACCTGGAGAAGCTGGCGGGCTGGCTGCGCATCTCAATCATTTACATCCTCAGCGGCATCACTGGCAACTTAGCGTCAGCCATCTTCCTGCCCTACAGAGCAGAG GTGGGGCCAGCTGGCTCTCAGTTTGGGATCCTGGCCTGCCTGTTTGTGGAGTTGTTTCAGAGCTGGCAGATCCTCGCTCAGCCCTGGAGGGCCTTCAccaagctgctgtgtgtggtgCTCTTCCTCTTTGCCTTTGGGCTGTTGCCCTGGATCgacaattttgcccacatttGTGGCTTCATCTCTGGCTTCTTCCTGTCCTTCGCCTTCTTACCCTACATCAGCTTTGGCCGTATGGACCTGTATCGCAAACGCTGTCAGATCATTGTCTTCCTGCTGGTGTTTGTCGGGCTCTTCTCAGGCCTTGTGGTGCTCTTCTATGTCTACCCAATCAAGTGTGAGTGGTGCGAGTTGCTCACCTGCATCCCCTTCACGGACAAATTCTGTGAGAAGTACGACCTCAACGCTCACCTCCACTGA